A single window of Rhodamnia argentea isolate NSW1041297 chromosome 5, ASM2092103v1, whole genome shotgun sequence DNA harbors:
- the LOC115737152 gene encoding ABSCISIC ACID-INSENSITIVE 5-like protein 7, with translation MASQFNFKGIADASPAEGVAGKPPGNHPLTRQPSIYNLTFDEFQNTWGGLGKDFGSMNMDELLKNIWTAEETQATTSSMGTGDGSLPGGDIQRQGSLTLPRTLSQKTVDEVWKDLLKESTVAKDGNKGGGYNIPQKQPTLGEMTLEEFLLRAGVVREDAQQVGRPNNSGFVGDFPLLSDSTGLGLNFQQPSRNNGFVVNHIPENSKSIPGQPPNLAFNVGSMRSNQQHDLPLLPKPATMPFASSINIANNSQLPGLGSRGAIEMTDASIKSSLVQGAKLQTGVGMTGLETRGVALQTLSPANHISPDVISKNTVDSSSLSPVPYPFSRGRKCSGALEKVVERRQRRMIKNRESAARSRARKQAYTMELEAEVEKLKELNQELQRKQEELVEMQKSQILEKVNWQWGGKRICLRRTLTGPW, from the exons ATGGCttctcaatttaatttcaaaggcATAGCTGATGCATCGCCTGCTGAAGGAGTAGCTGGGAAACCACCGGGAAATCACCCTTTAACTCGGCAGCCATCAATATACAATTTGACTTTTGATGAGTTCCAAAACACATGGGGTGGGCTTGGAAAGGATTTTGGGTCGATGAACATGGATGAACTTCTGAAAAACATTTGGACGGCTGAAGAGACTCAGGCAACGACGTCTTCCATGGGTACAGGGGATGGAAGCCTTCCAGGGGGTGATATACAGAGACAAGGGTCCTTGACGCTGCCACGGACCCTTAGTCAAAAAACTGTTGATGAAGTTTGGAAAGACCTGCTCAAAGAGAGTACTGTTGCTAAGGATGGGAACAAAGGTGGAGGATATAATATACCGCAGAAGCAACCTACTCTCGGAGAGATGACCTTGGAGGAGTTCTTACTCAGAGCAGGAGTTGTAAGAGAAGATGCTCAACAAGTTGGAAGACCCAACAATAGTGGGTTTGTTGGTGATTTTCCACTGCTTAGTGATAGTACTGGTTTGGGTCTAAACTTTCAACAGCCGAGCCGAAACAATGGATTCGTTGTGAATCATATTCCCGAGAACAGTAAGTCGATACCTGGTCAGCCTCCTAATTTAGCATTCAATGTTGGCAGTATGAGATCCAACCAACAGCACGATCTGCCCCTCCTCCCCAAGCCAGCGACGATGCCTTTTGCCTCATCCATAAATATAGCAAATAATTCCCAGTTGCCTGGTTTAGGGTCAAGAGGGGCAATCGAGATGACAGATGCATCCATCAAAAGTTCCTTAGTTCAGGGTGCCAAGCTGCAGACCGGAGTTGGGATGACCGGTTTAGAGACTAGGGGAGTTGCTCTTCAGACATTATCTCCTGCGAACCATATATCTCCGGATGTAATTTCGAAGAACACAGTGGATTCGTCTTCACTCTCACCAGTTCCTTATCCGTTCAGCCGGGGAAGAAAATGCAGCGGTGCTCTGGAGAAAGTCGTCGAGAGAAGGCAGAGGAGAATGATAAAGAATAGAGAGTCAGCTGCTCGGTCTCGAGCTCGAAAGCAG GCATATACTATGGAACTTGAAGCTGAAGTTGAAAAACTTAAAGAACTTAATCAGGAATTACAGAGGAAACAG GAGGAGTTGGTGGAAATGCAAAAGAGTCAG ATCTTAGAGAAAGTGAACTGGCAATGGGGAGGTAAACGAATCTGCTTGAGGAGGACACTGACAGGCCCATGGTAG
- the LOC115737151 gene encoding protein DJ-1 homolog C encodes MESLSSLLSPNPPLQFMPPRRPSSILASATSLSSPTLACTAPPRRKASTRAPSTKRSSRTSRTAPSPSPTPTILTTDAAEAPPVAAKKVLIPIGFGTEEMEAVVLIDVLRRAGANVTVASVEPQLQVETSGGVKLVADVSIAECCDEVYDLVALPGGMPGSAQLRDCEILRKIMSKQAEGKRLYGAICAAPAVTLLPWGLLKRKQTTCHPAFFDKLPTFWAVKSNIQVSGELTTSRGPGTSFLFALSLVEQLFGESVAVELGESLLMRDADDNSPNKEFNKAEWVVDHNPRVLIPIANGCEDIEVVTIVDILRRAKVDVVVASVERHLQILASQGTKIVADELIGDAAETSYDLIILPGGTACADRLHKSRILKKLLKEQNLAGRVYGAICSSPTILHRQGLLKDKKFTAHPSVANNLACDGVDGAKVVIDGKVITTRGLASVTDFALAIISKLFGHGRARSVAEGLVFEYPRS; translated from the exons ATGGAGTCGCTGTCGTCCCTCCTCTCTCCGAATCCGCCTCTCCAATTCATGCCCCCTCGCAGACCCTCCTCAATCTTGGCGTCCGCGACTTCGCTCTCTTCCCCGACGCTCGCGTGCACCGCGCCCCCGCGAAGAAAAGCTTCGACGCGAGCGCCGTCGACGAAACGCTCTTCAAGAACCTCCAGGACGGCGCCGTCTCCTTCTCCAACTCCAACTATCTTAACGACGGACGCCGCCGAAGCTCCTCCTGTGGCGGCTAAGAAG GTCCTAATACCAATCGGATTTGGCACAGAGGAAATGGAAGCTGTGGTGCTAATTGATGTGCTTCGCCGAGCTGGCGCAAATGTGACGGTGGCTTCTGTGGAGCCACAGCTCCAGGTTGAAACTTCTGGTGGTGTTAAACTTGTCGCTGATGTCTCAATTGCAGAATGCTGTGATGAAGTTTATGATCTAGTGGCATTGCCG GGAGGAATGCCTGGCTCAGCACAGCTAAGGGATTGTGAAATTCTTCGAAAAATCATGAGCAAACAGGCTGAGGGAAAGAGGTTATATGGAGCTATATGTGCTGCTCCTGCAGTCACACTGCTCCCCTGGGGCCTTCTGAAACGAAAGCAG ACTACTTGTCACCCTGCATTCTTTGACAAGCTCCCCACTTTCTGGGCCGTTAAATCCAATATTCAAGTTTCAGGAGAGCTTACAACTAGCCGTGGTCCTGGAACTTCATTCCTTTTTGCTCTGTCCTTAGTGGAACAGCTCTTCGGTGAGTCTGTCGCTGTGGAACTTGGAGAATCCTTG CTGATGCGCGATGCTGATGATAATTCTCCAAACAAAGAGTTCAACAAAGCTGAGTGGGTTGTGGACCATAATCCTCGC GTCCTAATTCCAATTGCAAATGGTTGTGAGGACATTGAAGTGGTAACTATAGTGGACATTCTACGACGAGCCAAAGTAGATGTGGTGGTTGCTTCAGTTGAAAGACATTTGCAGATTTTGGCATCGCAAGGCACAAAAATTGTTGCTGACGAGTTAATTGGCGATGCTGCAGAAACAAGCTATGACTTGATCATTCTTCCA GGAGGAACCGCTTGTGCTGACCGTTTACATAAgtccagaattttgaaaaagCTGCTAAAGGAGCAAAATTTGGCTGGAAGAGTATATGGAGCGATCTGCTCTTCGCCAACAATCTTACACAGACAGGGTTTACTGAAG GATAAGAAATTCACTGCACATCCATCTGTTGCAAACAACCTCGCCTGTGACGGAGTGGATGGTGCTAAGGTGGTCATTGATGGGAAGGTGATCACGACCAGGGGACTCGCATCTGTCACAGATTTTGCATTGGCTATCATTAGCAAACTTTTTGGCCATGGAAGGGCAAGGAGTGTTGCAGAAGGCCTCGTTTTTGAGTACCCCAGAAGTTAG
- the LOC115737150 gene encoding methylcrotonoyl-CoA carboxylase beta chain, mitochondrial, protein MLRAFARRAISASSGRDPVPSPRGRGFCLGVLPDGVDRSSGDYARNSGAMADLVSQLQSHIQKVLGGGGAEAVKRNKSRNKLLPRERIDRLIDPGSSFLELSQLAGHELYEDPLPSGAIVTGIGPVHGQLCMFVANDPTVKGGTYFPITVKKHLRAQEIAAQCKLPCVYLVDSGGAFLPKQAEVFPDKDNFGRIFYNQAVMSSKGIPQIALVLGSCTAGGAYIPAMADESVMVKGNGTIFLAGPPLVKAATGEEVSAEDLGGAVVHCKMSGVSDYFAQDELHGLALGRNIIKNFHTAGQQETLARFQNVSSEIKEPLYDVKELRSIAPTDHKQAFDIRSVIARIVDGSVFDEFKKLYGTTLVTGLARIFGQPVGIIGNNGILFNESALKGAHFIELCSQRNIPLVFLQNITGFMVGSRSEANGIAKSGAKMVMAVSCAKVPKVTIIVGGSFGAGNYAMCGRAYSPDFMFLWPNAKISVMGGTQAAGVLAQIERANKKKQGVQWTKEEEESFKAKVAEAYEREGNSYYSTARLWDDGIIDPADTRKIIGLCISASSNRAPEDTKFGVFRM, encoded by the exons ATGCTTAGGGCTTTCGCGCGGCGAGCGATTTCAGCTTCCTCGGGTCGCGACCCGGTTCCGTCTCCTCGAGGGCGAGGGTTCTGCTTGGGAGTCCTTCCCGACGGCGTCGATCGCAGCTCCGGCGACTACGCCCGCAACTCCGGAGCCATGGCGGATCTCGTCTCGCAGCTCCAGTCTCACATCCAGAAG GTGCTCGGCGGGGGAGGAGCGGAAGCCGTGAAGAGGAACAAGAGCAGGAATAAGCTGCTTCCTCGGGAAAGGATTGATCGTCTCATTGACCCCGGCTCCTCTTTCCTTGAGCTCTCGCAG CTTGCAGGCCATGAACTGTATGAAGATCCCTTGCCATCTGGTGCTATAGTTACTGGAATAGGTCCTGTTCATGGACAGCTTTGTATGTTCGTGGCTAATGATCCTACTGTTAAAGGGGGAACGTATTTTCCAATCACTGTTAAGAAGCATCTCAGGGCACAAGAGATTGCTGCCCAATGCAAACTGCCATGTGTATACCTTGTTGATAGTGGTGGCGCTTTCCTCCCAAAACAAGCTGAGGTTTTCCCTGACAAGGATAATTTTGGTAGGATATTCTACAATCAAGCTGTGATGTCTTCCAAAGGCATTCCTCAAATTGCGCTGGTATTAGGCTCTTGCACTGCAGGGGGTGCCTATATTCCTGCCATGGCTGACGAAAGTGTAATGGTCAAGGGAAATGGCACTATATTTCTTGCTGGGCCACCACTTGTCAAG GCTGCTACAGGAGAGGAGGTTTCTGCAGAGGATTTAGGGGGTGCAGTGGTGCATTGCAAAATGTCAGGCGTTTCAGATTATTTTGCGCAAG ATGAGCTGCATGGTCTTGCTCTTGGAAGGAACATCATTAAGAATTTTCACACTGCTGGGCAACAAGAAACTTTGGCTAGATTCCAAAATGTCAGTTCTGAGATTAAAGAGCCACTATATGATGTAAAGGAGCTTCGTTCTATTGCACCAACAGACCACAAGCAGGCTTTTGATATTCGATCTGTTATTGCTCGGATTGTAGATGGCAGCGTATTTGATGAATTCAAAAAACTCTATGGCACC ACTCTCGTGACAGGACTTGCCCGGATTTTTGGACAACCTGTGGGAATTATTGGGAACAATGGGATACTTTTCAACGAGTCTGCTTTAAAGGGGGCCCATTTCATTGAACTCTGTTCTCAGCGTAACATACCTCTTGTCTTCCTTCAAAATATTACTGGGTTCATG GTTGGGTCCAGATCGGAAGCAAATGGGATAGCTAAATCTGGAGCAAAAATGGTGATGGCAGTCTCTTGTGCAAAG GTTCCCAAAGTTACAATCATTGTGGGTGGAAGCTTTGGTGCTGGAAATTATGCTATGTGTGGCCGTGCATACAGTCCTGATTTTATGTTCCTAtggccaaatgcaaaaatttcCGTAATGGGAGGAACTCAG GCTGCCGGTGTCCTGGCTCAAATAGAGAGGGCGAACAAGAAAAAGCAGGGAGTCCAG TGGacgaaggaagaagaggaaagttTCAAGGCAAAAGTCGCGGAGGCATATGAGAGGGAAGGGAATTCTTACTACTCCACGGCGAGGCTGTGGGACGATGGGATCATCGACCCGGCGGACACCAGAAAAATCATCGGCCTCTGCATCTCCGCCTCGTCGAACCGCGCCCCAGAAGACACCAAGTTCGGGGTCTTTAGAATGTGA